A stretch of DNA from Ferrimicrobium acidiphilum DSM 19497:
GCATCGTTGCGACGGCTCGGTACTGATTATATCGATTTGTATCAGCTCCACAGATATGATCCGGATACCCCACTAGAAGAGTCTCTTGGGGCCCTGGATGACTTAGTGCACATGGGTAAGATTCGGTATGCAGGCTGTTCTAACTTCCCCGCGTTCCGATTGGCTAAGGCAAATGGTATCGCCGACGGAAAGGGGTTGGCGAAGTTCTCGTCGGTCCAGCCGCGGTATAATCTGCTGTATCGAATCATAGAGCGAGACCTGTTGGAGCTGGCAACCGAGGATGGCGTCGGAGTGATACCGTATAACCCTATTGCTGGTGGCTTGTTGTCGGGCAAGCACCAGCCGACGGAGGGCCCGTCTGAAGGTACGCGTTTCAACTCTACACCAGCGAGCGAAATCTATCGAGAGCGCTATTGGCATGAGGAGATGTTCGCAACGGTTGAGAAGCTCAAGGCTATTGCTGTACGCGAAGGTGTGAGTCTCGTCACTCTTTCTGTCGCTTGGGTGATGCGCCAAGGAGGTATCACATCACCAATCATTGGTGCTTCGCGAGCTGAGCAGCTCAGCGATTCCATCGCTGCGATGAACTATGTGGTGACCGATGAACTCGATGCCGAACTGCGAGGGTTGACCGATCAGTATTTGACTGGTCCTGCGCTGGTTTGAGTGTGGCTGCTCAAAATTCAGATGCAAGCACCGGTGGCGATAGACTGCCT
This window harbors:
- a CDS encoding aldo/keto reductase — translated: MSDEAVRLGSTGLKVSRLCLGTMTFGLQSGEEEAVKILDTAFDAGVYFIDTADVYPLGGGVRLAGTTEEILGRWLKGKRDKVVLATKCYGATAKEPFQQGNSRKHIFDAVHASLRRLGTDYIDLYQLHRYDPDTPLEESLGALDDLVHMGKIRYAGCSNFPAFRLAKANGIADGKGLAKFSSVQPRYNLLYRIIERDLLELATEDGVGVIPYNPIAGGLLSGKHQPTEGPSEGTRFNSTPASEIYRERYWHEEMFATVEKLKAIAVREGVSLVTLSVAWVMRQGGITSPIIGASRAEQLSDSIAAMNYVVTDELDAELRGLTDQYLTGPALV